A stretch of the Acyrthosiphon pisum isolate AL4f chromosome A2, pea_aphid_22Mar2018_4r6ur, whole genome shotgun sequence genome encodes the following:
- the LOC100167046 gene encoding probable phosphoglycerate kinase: MALNKLSIKSLEVANKRVLIRVDFNVPLKDGKITNNQRIVAALDSINYVLENGAKSLVLMSHLGRPDGLPNSKYSMKPVAEELQKLLNKNVTFLADCVGPEVEKACADPAPGSIFLLENLRFHIEEEGKGVNAAGEKTKADKEDVKKFRESLQKLGDVYVNDAFGTAHRAHSSMMGEGFEKRAAGILLNKELTYFAKALDNPERPFLAILGGAKVADKIQLIENLLDKVDEMIIGGGMAYTFLKESKGMKIGDSLFDEAGAKIVGKLLEKATARNVKIHLPVDFVTADKFDENANTSSATVEEGVPDGWMGLDCGPESRKLFSEPIARAKVIVWNGPAGVFEFDKFAYGTKALMDDVVKATKNGTVTIIGGGDTATCAAKWGTESQISHVSTGGGASLELLEGKVLPGVAALTDA; this comes from the exons ATGGCACTTAACAAATTAAGCATCAAGAGTTTAGAAGTCGCAAACAAACGAGTTTTGAtcag agTTGATTTTAATGTTCCGTTAAAAGATGGAAAAATAACCAACAACCAACGTATTGTTGCTGCATTAGACAGCATCAATTATGTCCTTGAAAATGGTGCTAAATCTTTAGTTCTCATGTCCCATCTTGGACGTCCAGATGGGTTACCAAATTCAAAGTATTCTATGAAACCAGTTGCCGAGGAGCTCCAGAAACTCCTTAATAA GAATGTTACATTTTTGGCTGACTGTGTTGGACCAGAAGTAGAAAAAGCTTGTGCAGATCCAGCTCCTGGTTCAATATTTCTTTTAGAGAATCTTCGATTCCATATTGAAGAAGAAGGAAAAGGTGTAAATGCTGCTGGGGAAAAAACTAAGGCCGACAAAGAAGATGTGAAAAAATTCAGAGAGTCATTACAGAAATTAGGAGATGTGTATGTCAATGATGCTTTTGGTACTGCACACAGAGCTCATAGCTCTATGATGGGTGAAGGTTTTGAAAAGCGTGCTGCCGGAATTTTGTTGAACAAAGAGCTCACTTATTTCGCTAAGGCTTTGGATAATCCTGAaag GCCTTTCTTAGCTATCTTGGGAGGAGCTAAAGTTGCTGATAAGATTCAACTTATTGAAAATCTTTTAGATAAAGTTGATGAAATGATTATTGGAGGAGGTATGGCTTATACTTTCTTGAAAGAGTCGAAGGGCATGAaa attgGGGATTCTTTATTTGATGAAGCTGGAGCAAAAATTGTTggaaaattattagaaaaagcTACTGCTCGCAATGTTAAAATTCACTTGCCAGTTGATTTTGTCACTGCTGataaatttgatgaaaatgCTAATACTAGCTCGGCAACTGTTGAAGAAGGAGTTCCTGATGGTTGGATGGGTTTGGACTGCGGACCAGAATCTAGGAAATTATTTTCTGAACCAATTGCTCGTGCTAAGGTCATTGTATGGAATGG gccTGCTGGTGTTTTTGAGTTTGATAAATTTGCTTATGGCACTAAAGCCTTAATGGATGATGTTGTTAAGGCAACTAAAAATGGAACTGTCACTATAATTGGTGGGGGTGATACTGCTACATGTGCAGCTAAATGGGGTACAGAGAGTCAAATAAGCCATGTGAGCACCGGTGGTGGTGCAAGTCTTGAACTACTTGAAG gaaaagtCTTACCAGGAGTTGCAGCTTTGACTGATGCATAA
- the LOC100165029 gene encoding uncharacterized protein LOC100165029 isoform X1, translated as MTALQHSIKFHKPLFALEVQRNNFFNSKYSSNTCIEMATKTALFIVAEGSEELELVAPVDILRRANVTVTIADLADSEYVKTKSNLLIKTDAKLKDVKNNKFDAVVIPGGPSHKVLSSADVVGQILLEHEKCGKVIAAICAAPFVLFKHGIAKGKSLTSYPTVKSDIEGFYQYKEDSTVVDGNLVTSRGPATAVEFGLALVEVLLGNEEKVKVAKGILYPL; from the exons ATGACAGCACTACAGCA CTCAATCAAATTTCACAAACCTTTATTTGCGCTCGAAGTCCAACggaacaattttttcaattcaaaatacTCCTCAAATACTTGCATAGAAATGGCCACAAAAACTGCTTTATTCATTGTAGCAGAAGGCAGCGAAGAGCTTGAATTAGTGGCACCTGTGGACATCCTACGCCGTGCTAAt GTGACTGTTACAATTGCTGATTTAGCTGATTCTGAATATGTTAAGACTAAATCGAATCTACTGATTAAAACTGATGCAAAGTTAAAAgatgtaaaaaataacaaatttgatGCTGTTGTTATACCCGGTGGACCATCGCACAAGGTTTTATCTTCA gcTGATGTAGTTGGACAAATTTTGCTTGAACATGAAAAATGTGGTAAAGTCATAGCTGCCATTTGTGCTG CCCCATTTGTGTTATTCAAACATGGAATTGCTAAAGGAAAATCATTGACTTCTTATCCAACTGTGAAGAGTGACATTGAGGGTTTTTACCAATACAAAGAAGATAGTACAGTAGTtgatg gaaatCTGGTGACCAGTCGTGGACCTGCTACAGCTGTTGAATTTGGATTAGCTCTAGTAGAAGTATTGCTTGGTAATGAAGAAAAAGTTAAAGTTGCTAAAGGCATTCTCTACCCTCTTTAA
- the LOC100165029 gene encoding uncharacterized protein LOC100165029 (The RefSeq protein has 1 frameshift compared to this genomic sequence) — translation MATKTALFIVAEGSEELELVAPVDILRRANVTVTIADLADSEYVKTKSNLLIKTDAKLKDVKNNKFDAVVIPGGPSHKVLSSADVVGQILLEHEKCGKVIAAICAAPFVLFKHGIAKGKIIDFLSNCEE, via the exons ATGGCCACAAAAACTGCTTTATTCATTGTAGCAGAAGGCAGCGAAGAGCTTGAATTAGTGGCACCTGTGGACATCCTACGCCGTGCTAAt GTGACTGTTACAATTGCTGATTTAGCTGATTCTGAATATGTTAAGACTAAATCGAATCTACTGATTAAAACTGATGCAAAGTTAAAAgatgtaaaaaataacaaatttgatGCTGTTGTTATACCCGGTGGACCATCGCACAAGGTTTTATCTTCA gcTGATGTAGTTGGACAAATTTTGCTTGAACATGAAAAATGTGGTAAAGTCATAGCTGCCATTTGTGCTG CCCCATTTGTGTTATTCAAACATGGAATTGCTAAAGGAA TCATTGACTTCTTATCCAACTGTGAAGAGTGA
- the LOC100165029 gene encoding uncharacterized protein LOC100165029 isoform X2, translating to MATKTALFIVAEGSEELELVAPVDILRRANVTVTIADLADSEYVKTKSNLLIKTDAKLKDVKNNKFDAVVIPGGPSHKVLSSADVVGQILLEHEKCGKVIAAICAAPFVLFKHGIAKGKSLTSYPTVKSDIEGFYQYKEDSTVVDGNLVTSRGPATAVEFGLALVEVLLGNEEKVKVAKGILYPL from the exons ATGGCCACAAAAACTGCTTTATTCATTGTAGCAGAAGGCAGCGAAGAGCTTGAATTAGTGGCACCTGTGGACATCCTACGCCGTGCTAAt GTGACTGTTACAATTGCTGATTTAGCTGATTCTGAATATGTTAAGACTAAATCGAATCTACTGATTAAAACTGATGCAAAGTTAAAAgatgtaaaaaataacaaatttgatGCTGTTGTTATACCCGGTGGACCATCGCACAAGGTTTTATCTTCA gcTGATGTAGTTGGACAAATTTTGCTTGAACATGAAAAATGTGGTAAAGTCATAGCTGCCATTTGTGCTG CCCCATTTGTGTTATTCAAACATGGAATTGCTAAAGGAAAATCATTGACTTCTTATCCAACTGTGAAGAGTGACATTGAGGGTTTTTACCAATACAAAGAAGATAGTACAGTAGTtgatg gaaatCTGGTGACCAGTCGTGGACCTGCTACAGCTGTTGAATTTGGATTAGCTCTAGTAGAAGTATTGCTTGGTAATGAAGAAAAAGTTAAAGTTGCTAAAGGCATTCTCTACCCTCTTTAA